One Candidatus Methanomethylicota archaeon DNA window includes the following coding sequences:
- a CDS encoding XdhC family protein: MNQHDSEIFQEIVKALRNGDRVALCTIVEKRGSGPRNIGAKMIVYRDGRTFGSIGGGNLERIIVEEALKAMNENESKTITLSLGGGEGIETGLICGGSIKVFIDIINPKPKLIIVGSGNVAKPLAEIANIVGFEVTIVDDNPNTATKDRFPTANKIIINEDLAKGLNEANLDEESFIAIVHGDVNKEYEVLKNVLKGKARYIGLLGSRRKGAELKRKLIEEGFKEGDVERIKVPIGIDINAETPEEIAISIMAELIMNLRCKK, from the coding sequence ATGAACCAACATGACAGCGAAATATTCCAAGAAATAGTGAAAGCATTAAGAAATGGGGATAGAGTGGCATTATGCACAATAGTGGAGAAGAGGGGGTCCGGACCTAGAAATATTGGTGCAAAAATGATCGTATATAGGGATGGGAGAACATTTGGAAGCATAGGTGGAGGCAATCTTGAAAGGATAATAGTGGAAGAAGCCTTGAAAGCTATGAATGAAAATGAAAGTAAAACCATAACACTATCACTTGGAGGTGGAGAAGGGATTGAAACAGGTCTAATATGTGGTGGATCAATAAAGGTTTTCATAGACATAATAAATCCAAAACCAAAACTAATAATAGTAGGCTCTGGAAACGTAGCTAAACCATTAGCGGAAATAGCAAACATAGTTGGATTCGAAGTAACAATAGTGGATGACAACCCAAATACAGCCACGAAAGACAGATTCCCCACAGCCAACAAAATAATCATAAATGAAGATCTAGCAAAAGGATTGAATGAAGCAAACTTAGATGAGGAAAGCTTCATAGCAATAGTCCATGGAGATGTAAATAAGGAATATGAAGTACTCAAGAATGTGTTAAAGGGGAAAGCGAGATACATAGGACTACTAGGTAGTAGGAGGAAGGGAGCCGAGTTAAAGAGGAAGCTGATTGAAGAGGGGTTTAAGGAGGGGGATGTTGAAAGAATAAAGGTTCCAATAGGAATAGACATAAATGCGGAAACCCCTGAAGAGATAGCCATAAGCATAATGGCAGAATTGATAATGAATTTGAGGTGTAAAAAGTGA
- a CDS encoding nucleotidyltransferase family protein — MITAIILAAGASKRFGRNKLLETINGKPMIKWTVEAALNSMANEVVVVLGFEAEKVAEAIKDLPCKKVINENYEEGMSSSVKCGLRNAMDKSMAILIIPGDCPLIRSEDINKVIKRYIETRKPIVIATHKGRRGHPIMISRELFEEVMGISEEGMGLKEVIKRHEMEIAYAETENAGVIRDIDNPEDLKEALKLMRK; from the coding sequence GTGATCACAGCAATAATACTCGCAGCAGGAGCTTCAAAGAGATTTGGAAGAAACAAACTCCTAGAAACGATAAATGGGAAGCCAATGATAAAATGGACCGTTGAAGCTGCATTAAATAGCATGGCAAATGAAGTTGTAGTTGTATTGGGATTTGAAGCCGAAAAGGTTGCTGAAGCCATAAAAGACTTGCCATGCAAAAAAGTGATAAATGAAAATTACGAGGAGGGGATGAGTAGCTCAGTTAAATGTGGACTTAGAAATGCCATGGATAAAAGCATGGCAATACTAATAATACCAGGAGACTGCCCACTAATAAGAAGTGAAGACATAAACAAAGTGATAAAGAGGTATATTGAAACCAGAAAACCAATAGTGATAGCCACACATAAAGGTAGAAGAGGACACCCAATAATGATAAGCCGAGAATTATTCGAAGAAGTTATGGGAATAAGTGAAGAAGGGATGGGGTTAAAGGAGGTAATTAAAAGACATGAAATGGAAATAGCATACGCAGAAACGGAAAACGCTGGAGTTATTAGGGACATAGACAACCCAGAAGACTTGAAAGAAGCTCTAAAACTAATGCGAAAGTGA
- a CDS encoding molybdopterin molybdotransferase MoeA — translation MNPNKNFKYTPSEIAIKRVLEYIKPIEEVDEIPIDNAVNRVLAEDIVAYSDIPPYNTSHFDGYATRYEDTMEASYEKPVILIVKGEVKPNTIVNYEVKAGEAYMINTGGYLPRGANTVIPREAVKVIDENKIQVTRKSKPLEHVIKAGEDYKRGETIFKRGRIIEPKDLDLIAYMKIEKLKVYRKPVISILAVGDELIAEGGSPHTLMISNLIREFGGEPVDMGIAKDDINDISSKIWDASMKSDLIVTIGGCSVGFTDLVADAVLSIPNSQIIVRGIRRVPGRQTSFAIAYGKPILMLPGLIQSMTIGFYTLGVPAIMKLSNVDANCKSMVIKVKVSRRVKVENMLPFERVLFGRIIELGDIPKVELLSGSSMLRRMIIESHGFIIVPPFKREVLDGEVLEMNLFKPINLQ, via the coding sequence ATGAACCCAAATAAAAATTTCAAGTACACCCCATCTGAAATCGCCATAAAAAGGGTGTTGGAATATATAAAACCAATAGAAGAAGTTGATGAAATACCAATAGATAATGCAGTGAACAGAGTTTTAGCGGAAGATATAGTGGCATATAGTGATATCCCACCATACAACACATCCCACTTCGATGGATATGCAACAAGGTATGAAGACACCATGGAAGCATCATATGAAAAACCAGTAATATTAATCGTAAAGGGGGAAGTTAAACCAAATACGATAGTAAACTATGAAGTTAAAGCTGGAGAAGCATATATGATAAATACGGGCGGATATCTACCAAGGGGGGCAAATACGGTAATACCAAGAGAAGCTGTAAAGGTAATTGATGAAAATAAGATACAAGTTACACGTAAATCAAAACCATTAGAACACGTCATAAAAGCTGGGGAGGACTATAAGAGGGGGGAGACAATATTCAAGAGGGGGAGGATAATAGAACCAAAAGACCTAGACCTAATAGCATACATGAAAATTGAGAAACTTAAAGTCTACAGGAAACCAGTAATATCGATACTTGCAGTGGGGGATGAGTTGATAGCGGAAGGAGGTTCACCCCACACCCTCATGATCTCAAACTTAATAAGGGAATTTGGTGGAGAGCCAGTGGATATGGGGATAGCTAAAGACGACATCAATGATATTTCAAGCAAAATTTGGGATGCATCCATGAAGAGCGATCTAATAGTGACCATTGGAGGATGCTCCGTGGGATTCACAGATCTAGTTGCGGATGCCGTACTATCAATCCCAAATTCACAAATAATAGTTAGGGGGATAAGGAGGGTTCCTGGGAGACAAACGAGCTTCGCAATAGCATATGGGAAGCCCATACTAATGTTGCCAGGATTAATACAATCCATGACCATAGGATTCTACACCCTAGGAGTACCTGCAATAATGAAGCTTAGTAATGTGGATGCCAACTGTAAAAGCATGGTAATAAAAGTTAAAGTTTCAAGGAGGGTTAAAGTGGAAAACATGCTACCCTTTGAGAGAGTACTTTTTGGAAGGATAATTGAGTTGGGGGATATTCCAAAAGTGGAGTTACTAAGTGGTTCATCGATGCTTAGGAGGATGATCATAGAATCCCATGGATTCATAATAGTACCACCATTCAAAAGGGAAGTGTTGGATGGAGAAGTTTTAGAAATGAATCTATTTAAGCCAATAAATCTACAGTAA
- a CDS encoding ArgE/DapE family deacylase, which produces MDRDKVLRKVLDHIDNSKDEIISFLRDLIRIPSVTGEERGIQEFIASKLKDWGLGYDMWFIDEAELSKHPLAEKVKLPYKDRPMLVGIVKGCGGGRSLAFNGHIDVIPPGPLSSWKFDPFGGVIDGYRIYGRGASDMKSGVAAYTMAAKLLLEADVHPLGNVYLHYVIDEEYSSNGTLAALLRGYVADGAVNAEASDMEVQPAVSGSMWFKIKVRGKTASMSRVWEGVNVIEQAYKVYDAVKKLYEIRVSEKKHPLYPDNRGVLALFIGMFNAGSYPSAIPDEAELRGRMGLLPGESIGDAISELRDFILKYSMLDPWLKYNPPEIVQEGYAGEGVEVPMDHPIVSTIVNAYTSALGVKPIVKGHEGATDMRILMKMNIPTVCFGPGTITQMHAYNEWVDLRNVVNAVKVMATMIIDWCGFLD; this is translated from the coding sequence GTGGATCGTGATAAAGTTTTGAGGAAGGTTTTGGATCATATTGATAATAGTAAGGATGAAATAATATCCTTCCTTCGCGATCTCATTAGGATTCCAAGCGTTACTGGTGAGGAGAGGGGGATTCAAGAGTTCATAGCCTCTAAGCTTAAGGATTGGGGTTTAGGTTATGATATGTGGTTTATAGATGAAGCTGAGCTTTCTAAGCATCCATTGGCTGAGAAGGTTAAGTTGCCTTATAAGGATAGGCCTATGCTTGTTGGGATAGTTAAGGGTTGTGGTGGGGGGAGGTCTCTCGCATTTAATGGGCATATTGATGTCATTCCACCAGGCCCCTTATCTTCTTGGAAGTTTGACCCGTTTGGCGGTGTTATTGATGGTTATAGGATTTATGGTAGGGGTGCATCTGATATGAAGAGTGGTGTTGCAGCTTACACCATGGCTGCCAAATTGCTTTTGGAGGCTGATGTTCACCCACTCGGGAATGTGTATTTGCATTACGTAATCGATGAAGAGTATAGTAGTAATGGTACACTTGCAGCTCTACTTAGGGGGTATGTGGCTGATGGTGCTGTGAATGCTGAAGCTAGTGATATGGAGGTTCAACCAGCAGTTTCTGGTAGTATGTGGTTTAAGATTAAGGTTAGGGGTAAAACTGCTTCCATGTCTAGGGTTTGGGAGGGTGTAAACGTCATTGAGCAAGCTTATAAGGTTTATGATGCTGTTAAAAAGCTTTATGAGATTAGAGTTTCTGAGAAGAAGCACCCATTATATCCAGATAATAGGGGGGTTTTAGCTTTATTCATTGGAATGTTTAATGCTGGAAGTTATCCTAGTGCTATTCCTGATGAAGCTGAGTTGCGTGGTAGGATGGGTTTACTTCCAGGTGAAAGTATAGGTGATGCCATATCTGAATTGAGGGATTTCATTTTGAAGTATTCCATGCTGGATCCATGGTTGAAGTATAATCCACCAGAAATTGTCCAGGAGGGGTATGCTGGTGAAGGCGTGGAGGTTCCCATGGATCACCCAATAGTTTCCACAATAGTTAATGCTTATACCTCTGCTTTGGGTGTTAAACCCATTGTTAAGGGGCATGAGGGGGCTACTGATATGAGGATTTTGATGAAGATGAATATACCGACAGTATGCTTTGGACCTGGAACCATAACCCAGATGCATGCATATAATGAGTGGGTTGATTTGAGGAATGTTGTGAATGCAGTGAAAGTTATGGCTACAATGATCATTGATTGGTGCGGCTTTCTTGATTAG
- a CDS encoding alcohol dehydrogenase catalytic domain-containing protein, which translates to MRAAILRSPRNITLSEVQTPLSPRSDEAIIKVEYAAICGTDLHLYRGETPAKYPVILGHEYAGEVLMVGQGVKGIKPGDRVIGSYMASCGKCRFCILGKPQLCERRLMFGINVDGSFAEYMRIPLAERVLVKIPEELDYRDAVLVADTFLTALNAVEKALKPGETLLITGLGNIGLSAALAAKIIGASTIIGTARRERPAKIAMELGVKYVLNPDKEDVVKKVMDLTDGYGVDASIEASGAQKNMKIAFEALKPGGKMIQVAIPAETVTMDLKYMIGLEKSIIGVLNPGTPPHIERALKIVKNEIHRLRAIVTHEYSLDEVEKAMEVMNKRIGDPIKILLKIS; encoded by the coding sequence ATGAGGGCAGCAATACTTAGATCCCCAAGAAACATAACGTTATCTGAAGTGCAAACACCATTAAGTCCAAGGAGCGATGAAGCTATAATAAAAGTGGAGTATGCAGCCATATGTGGAACAGACCTACACCTATATAGAGGTGAAACCCCAGCCAAATATCCAGTAATACTTGGACATGAATATGCAGGGGAAGTTTTAATGGTTGGCCAAGGCGTTAAGGGAATAAAACCTGGAGATAGAGTTATAGGGTCATATATGGCATCATGCGGGAAATGTAGATTCTGCATTCTCGGAAAACCACAACTATGTGAAAGGAGACTCATGTTCGGAATAAATGTAGATGGATCCTTCGCAGAATACATGAGAATACCATTAGCTGAAAGGGTACTCGTAAAAATTCCAGAAGAATTAGATTATAGGGATGCAGTTCTAGTGGCAGATACCTTCCTAACAGCATTAAATGCCGTTGAAAAAGCATTGAAACCGGGGGAAACATTACTGATAACTGGACTTGGAAATATAGGGTTATCCGCAGCCTTAGCGGCAAAGATTATTGGGGCATCAACAATAATAGGAACTGCCAGGAGGGAGAGACCTGCAAAAATAGCCATGGAATTAGGAGTGAAATACGTTTTAAACCCAGACAAGGAGGATGTTGTGAAAAAGGTGATGGATTTAACAGATGGATATGGTGTAGATGCATCAATAGAAGCCAGTGGAGCGCAGAAGAATATGAAAATAGCATTCGAAGCACTAAAACCCGGGGGGAAAATGATTCAAGTGGCAATACCTGCAGAAACGGTAACCATGGACTTAAAGTACATGATTGGATTAGAGAAATCAATAATAGGGGTGCTGAACCCAGGAACACCTCCACACATAGAAAGAGCATTGAAAATCGTTAAAAATGAAATTCACCGTTTAAGAGCCATAGTCACACATGAATACAGCTTAGATGAAGTTGAAAAGGCAATGGAAGTTATGAATAAGAGGATTGGAGACCCAATAAAAATATTGTTGAAGATAAGTTGA